A stretch of DNA from Microbacterium saperdae:
GCGGACGAGTGGTGACCGCCCCGACGAACGGGGCGGCCGGCATCCTTCCTGCGGTGGCGATGTACTGGTGGCGGTTCCTCGCCGACTCCGGACTCGGTGCGGGCAACGCCGTGACGCCCTACGGCGAGCTGGTCGGCAGCGCGCTGCTGGGCTTCGGCCCCGACGGCCGTGGTCTCGCCGCGCAGGTGGATGCCGACCTCGATCCCGAGCAGACGGCCGAGGCGAATCGTCGCCGCGGGATTCGTCGCTTCCTGCTCACGGCTACCGCTCTCGGCTCGCTGTTCAAGGCGAACGCCTCGATCTCCGGCGCGGAAGGCGGATGCCAGGCCGAGGTCGGTTCGGCCTGCGCGATGGCCGCCGGTGGCCTGACGGCGGTGATGGGCGGCACCAACCGTCAGATCGAGAACGCGGCCGAGATCGCGATGGAGCACCATCTGGGACTCACCTGCGACCCGATCGGCGGCCTCGTGCAGATCCCCTGCATCGAGCGCAACGCGATCGCCGCCTCGACGGCCGTGACCGCTGCCCGTCTCGCGCTGCGGGGCGACGGGAGTCACTACGTGTCGCTGGACGCGGTGGTCGAGACGATGCGGCAGACCGGTGCCGACATGTCGACCAAGTACAAGGAGACCAGCGAGGGCGGTCTCGCGGTCAACGTCATCGAGTGCTGAGGATGCGGTGCTCTCCTGCGGCCGGTGTCGGGAGTCGCCGGTAGCCTGCGGGCAGACACGACACGCAGGGGAGTGCGATGGATCCGTTCTGGGACCCGAACAGTCGGCGACGGCGGCAGCAGCCGGTCGTGGCCGTGCGTCCGACCGACGATGCGCCCGCACCCGGCGCGCAGTGGCCGACGAGCATCCCGGCCGTCGCGCAGGTGCTGCGGGAGGGAATCGACCTCGACCCCGGCGTCACGTTCCTCGTCGGCGAGAACGGCAGTGGAAAGTCGACCATCGTCGAAGGGGTCGCGATCGCGTACGGGCTGTCGCCCGAGGGAGGATCGCGCCAGGCCAAGCACAGCACGCGCCCCACCGAGTCGCCGTTGTCGGAGTGGCTACGACTCCAGCGCGGCGTCGGCGCGAACCGCTGGGGCTTCTTCCTCCGAGCCGAGACGATGCACTCGTTCTACACCTACCTCGAAGAGAATCCCTCGCCCCGCGGAGACGTCGCCTTCCATGAGATGAGTCACGGCGAATCGTTCCTCGCGCTGCTGGAGAGCCGGTTCGACGAACCGGGGTTCTACTGTCTCGACGAGCCGGAGGCCGCACTCTCGTTCTCGTCGACGCTCTCGCTCATCGCGGTGCTGCAGCGCATCGTCGACGAGGGTGGTCAGGTGCTGTGCGCCACACACTCGCCGGTGCTCGCGGCTCTGCCCGGTGCCCGGATCCTCGAGGTCGGCGACTGGGGTATCCGCCCTGCCGAGTGGAACGACCTCGAACTCGTGAACCACTGGCGGTCGTTCCTCGACTCACCGCCGCGCTATCTCCGCCATCTGCTCGACTAGCACCGGCACCCGCTCGCGGCGGAAGTCGTAGGCTGGCGGGCATGACCGAGCACACATCCCCGAAGCGGCGCGGTCGCCCGCGGGGAGTGTCCGACGCTCGGGAGCGGATCATCGCCGCGGCCGTCGACGAGTTCGGCGAGCACGGCTACGAGGCGGCGACGATCCGCCTCATCGCCGCGCGAGCAGGGGTGGACTCGGCACTCGTGCACCACTACTTCGGCACCAAGGCCGACCTCTTCGCCGAGGCCGTCGGCATCCCGCTCCGCCCCGATATCGATGTGCCGGGGATCCTCGCCGGACCCCGCGACGAGATCGGTGAGCGACTGATCCGCTATGTGCTGCAGGGGTTCGAACAGCCGGAGATCCGCCGCCGCGGCGTGATGCTGCTGCGCACGGCGATCGGCAGCAAGCTCACGACCCCGCTGCTGGTCGGCTTCCTGTCGCGGGAGCTGCTGTCGCGGGTGGCGAAGAGCCTCGACGTCGATGATGCGGAGCTGCGGGCGTCGCTCGTCGCCTCGCAGATCGCCGGGTTGTTGATCGCGCGCTATGTGCTGCGGCTGCCTGCGCTCGCCGGAGCATCCGTCGACGAGCTGGTCGCGCGGGTCGGCCCGACCGTGCAGCGCTACCTCTTCGACTGAGCAGCGCCCGTTCCCTCCGGCTCCGGTCGCGGATTCGCGCCTTGGTGGAGTGGGGAAGGTGCCGTTTCGCGACGGGAATGTGGGATGCCGCGGTGTGAGGGACAGGCATCCGTTGACGGCGGCGCTGCACAGGCGCATAATTCATCGCATGATGAATAATCTCGCGGTCGAGGTCTCGCAGCTGCGGGTGCAGCGCGGCAAGACGTCGGTGTTCGACGGGATCGATCTCGCGATCCCGCGCGGTCAGATCACCGGCCTGCTGGGTCCGTCGGGCTGCGGCAAGACCACACTCATGCGCTCGATCGTCGGTGTGCAGCGGATCACATCCGGCGAGGTCACCGTGCTCGGCGAGCCGGGCGGTTCGCGGCAGCTGCGGCATCGCGTGTCATACGGCACCCAGGGTGCCGCGGTCTATGGCGACCTGAGCGTGCGGCAGAACCTGTCGTACTTCGCGGCCCTGCTCAAGGCGCCGAAGGGCGATGTCGACCGGGTCATCGCCGAGGTCGGACTCGGACCGCAGGCCGGGCAGCTGGTCGACTCGCTCAGCGGCGGGCAGTCGACGCGGGTCTCGCTCGCGATGGCGCTGATCGGATCCCCCGAGCTCGTGGTGCTGGATGAGCCGACGGTCGGACTCGACCCCGTTCTGCGTTCCGAGCTCTGGGGACTCTTCCGGGGCCTCGCGGACCGCGGCGTCACCCTCATCGTCTCGAGCCATGTGATGGACGAGGCGCTCCGCTGCGACCGACTGCTGCTTCTGCGCGAGGGCAGGATCATCGCCGACACCACCCCGCACGCATTGCTGGCCGACACCGGCACCGACGATCCGGAGGCGGCGTTCCTCGCCCTGATCGAACGAGACCGATCCCTCTCCGGTGACACGAGACGATCCCGCAGGGAAGCGCGTGCCGACGACGGGGAGGCGTCGGCATGAACGGCCTGCGAATGTTCGCGACAGCCGGTCGGGTGCTGACCCAGCTGCGCCACGATCCACGCTCGATCGCGCTGATGCTGATCGCGCCGAGCCTGCTGGTCGGGCTGTTCGCGTGGCTGTTCAGCGATCAGGAGGGCGTGTTCGATCAGTTCGGCGGAGCGATCCTCGCGCTGTTCCCGTTCATCGTGATGTTCCTGATCACGTCGATCACCACCCTGCGCGAGCGCCGGTCCGGCACGCTGGAGCGGCTGATGACCACCCCGCTCGGCAAGGCCGACTTCATTCTGGGCTACGCGCTCGCCTTCGGTCTGATGGCGCTCCTGCAGGCCGTGATCACGGTGTCGTTCGCAGTGGGGGTGTGCGGTCTCGACGTCGATGGCCCGCTGTGGCAGCTCGGACTGGTCGCGATCGTCGACGCCCTGCTCGGCACCGCCCTCGGACTGCTCGCGAGCGCGTTCGCCCAGACCGAGTTCCAGGCTGTGCAGTTCATGCCGCTGCTGGTGTTCCCGCAGATCATCCTGGGCGGCCTGTTCATGCCGCGCGACCAGATGCCCGATGTGCTCCACGCCATCTCGGACTGGCTGCCGTTGAGCTACGCGATCGACACGATCAACGCGGTCGCGGCGGGGGATGAGGGGTGGGACGTGTTCGGTCCGCTCCTCGTGGTTCTGGCCTTCGCCGTCGGCGCCCTCGTGCTGGCCGCGCTGACGCTGCGGCGGCGCACTCGCTGAGCGCCCGGCAGAGTCCGTTCAGCGGGCGGCGCGGTTCTTGGTGTGCCTGGTCGGTGCGGCGGCCCAGGGGTCCTCGGGCCATGGATGCTTCGGGTAGCGGCCCCGCATCTCGGCGCGCACCTGCGCATAGGGGCCTGACCAGAACGATGTGAGGTCGTCGGTGACGGCGAGCGGGCGACCGGCGGGGGAGAGCAGGTGGAACAGCACCGGCACGCGACCGTCGACCAGCCGAGGTGTCTCGGCCCAGCCGAAGCACTCCTGCAGCTTCACGGCGACAACGGGGCGGGCGTCGAGGTCGTCCGGTGCCGGGTAGGCGATCCGCACGCGGGATCCGCTGGGCACCTCGAGTCGTTCGGGCGCGAGCTCATCCAGCCGCGCGGCCTCAGGCCACGGCAGCAGCCGCCGCAGCGCCGATGTCAGATCCAGCCGTGCGGCGGGGGTTCCGGCTGCCAGGGAATCGAGCTCCGGCGCGAGCCAGGCGTCCAGGGCGGCGAGGAGTCCCGCATCCGACACATCCGGCCACGGTGAGCCCTGTTCGCGGTGCAGCAGCGCCAGACGACTCCGCAGTTCGGTGGCCGCTGCGGACCAGGCGAACATGCCCAGCCCTTCGCGCTGCAGCGTCCGGCGCACGGCATCCCGCCCCTCGTCGGCGGATGCGCGCACCGGTGCCGAGGAACGCAGGATCGCGCCCACGCGGCGCTCACGGCGTGCCTGCACGCGACCTCCGACGAACTCCGCCTCGACGCGGTCGGTGAGCAGGTGGCTCGCGGCCTGCTCCATCTGCTCCTCGCTGAGCGTCGCCGCCGATCGGACGACCGCCCCGGAGCCGGCGGATGCACGACCGGACGCGCGGGCGACGTCGGCGATGGCCAGCCACTCGACCGCCGCGAGCGGACCGGTCACCCCCGCGCGGGTACCGGATGCGAGCAGGAACGTCGCCCCGCCGGCCGTGCGGTCCACGCGGCGGGCGACCCGCTCGGGGAAGGCCAGCGCGATCACGAGGCCGACGCCGTCGAGGTCCGAGCGCACCCCCGGCGTCGCCGCGCTCAGGCGCTCGAGGCGATCCGCATCGCTGCGCCACCGGCGGGCGTCCGCCGTGCGCCCGCCTCGAAGAGTGATGAGCGCTTGCGCGACGTCGGAGTCCGCGGTGCGCAGGTCGCCGCCCAGGAGCGCGACGACCTCGGCGGCGAGTCGAGCGCCCACAGCCGGGCTGCCGTCACGCAGAGCGCGGGCGAGGCGCGGGTCGGTCGGGATGCGCGCCAGGGCACGGCCCTCCTCGGTGGCGCGCCCGTCGTCGTCGATCGCGCCGAGGCCGTGGAGCACCGTGACGGCGTCGGCCAGGCTGTCGGCGGGAAGCGGATCGATCAGCCGCAGACCGGCTCCGCCGGGCGCGCCCCAGCAGGCGAGCAGCAGGGCCGCATCTGCGAGGTCGCTCGACACGATCTCGGGGGTCGGACGCGTGGGGGCCGCGGCGTACGTGCGTTCGTCGACGCAGCGGATGACGATTCCGGGACCCTGGCGGGTGCTGCGGCCGGCACGCTGCACGCACGACGAACGAGAGGCTGCGACGGTCACCAGTCCCGTCATCCCGCGTGCGGCATCGCGCTGCGGGGTACGGGCGAGGCAGGTGTCGACCACCAGCCGCACTCCCGGCACCGTGAGGGAGGACTCCGCGAGCGAGGTCGTGACGATGATGCGGGCCGGCTCGTCCGCGCGACGGCCGCGGATCACGGCATCCTGCTCGGCGGCGGGCATGCGACCGTGCAGCTCCCGCACGTCGAAGGCGTCGGTCGTGTCGCGGATGCGGCGGGCGATCTCCGACACCTCGCGGGCACCCGGTGCGAAGACCAGCACATCGGCGGCAGGATCGTCGCGGCGCAGCTCCTGTGCGGCGGACGCGGTGGTGCGTGCGACGTGATCCAGGAACGCCCAGGTGACTCCGCGTTCGTCGAGGCGCGGTGCGGGGCTCGGGGCCCAGCGCTCGGTGAGCGGGAAGGCGGGTACGTCGTGGTCGACGATCGGGGCTGGCAGCTCGTCGGTGCCGATCACAGCGGCGATGCGCGCGGCGTCGAGGGTCGCCGACATGGCGATGAGAACGAGGTCGTCGCGCAGCTCGCGTACCTCGGAGAGCAGGCCGATCAGCAGGTCGGTCTCGAGTGCGCGCTCGTGAACCTCGTCGATGATCACGGCGTCGACACCCTGCAGGCCGGGGTCGTCCAACAGTCGGCGCAGCAGGACGCCGGCCGTGACGAACTCGACCCGCGTCTCCTTTCCGACCGCGCGCTCGCCGCGGACCGTGAACCCCACGCGAGTGCCGAGCGGCGATCCGTCGAGCTGGGCGAGTCGACGGGCGGCTGCGCGGGCGGCGACGCGACGAGGCTGCGTGACGATGACACGGCCGCTCGACCGGGAGGCGAGCAGCGGGGGCACGAGCGTGGTCTTGCCGGTGCCGGGGGGAGCGCTCACCACCGCTGACGTGCTGGTGTCGAGCGTCTTCGAGAGCTCGTCGACGGCGGCCGCGAACGAGAGTCCCGCGCCGATGGCGGCGAGGTCGAAAGCGGCGGACGTCATCGTCCCAGTCTGCCCCGTCTGCGGCATGCGGGGTTGCCCTCCATAACTCCGGAAAACCGCGTCTGATTCGGTGCGAACAGCTTCTTGGGTCGGCGGCGGCGACGGATCTCCGGAGTTGTGAAGCACGGGCGGGGCGGCGGATATGAAAACAGCGGATGCCGCGACCGAGATCGGCCGCGGCATCCGCTGTCGCGCGTGACGGTGTGACTACTCGGCGTCGGCCGCCGGTGCGGCGGGCGGCGGGGGAGTGGTCGGCTCCGGAACCCGCTTCTGCGCAGGAGCGGGAGCCGTCGCCTCGGCGACGCCGGCGCCGAAGCTGCGACCGACGGCCTGGCCCTGGATGATGCCGGCGAGGTCGAGCCCTGTGGCGGAGTGCACGCTGTCGAACACCGACCGCATCGCGATCGCGCTGTCGGCGCCGACGACCTGCGAGGCGCCTTCCTCGCCCGAGCCGCCGATGATCGACACATTGCCGATCGCGGCGTAGCCCTTCGAGAACTCGGCCATGATCGACGGCAGCACCTCGAGCACGCGCTGCGAGAGGAAGGCGTCCTGGTTCGAGGCGATGGCCTTGGCCTCCGCTTCGAGAGCGGCCGCTCGCGCGTCACCCTCGGCACGGATCGCGTCGGCTTCGGCGTTGGCGCGCAGACGGCGTGCCTCGGACTCCGCCTCGGCCTGCGAGCGCAGTGCGTCTGCCTCACCCTGCGCCTTCGCGACGGCCGCTGCGGCTTCACCATCGGCGCGTGCCTTGTCGGCCTGCGCCTGCTGCTCGGCGATGCGGGTGCGCGCCTCTGCCTGCTTGACCTGCTCGATCGCCGCCGCCTCGGCTGCACGCTCGCGCGTGTAGAGCTCGGCCTGCGCGCGGGTCTCCGCCTCGTACCGCTGCGCGTCGGCGACGCGCTTGACGTCGGCGTCGAGCTGGGCCTGACGGTTCTCGGCCTGCTGCTGGAGCACGGCCTGCTGCGCCTGTTCGCGGGCGAGGTTCTCCGCCTGCTCGGCCTCGGCACGTGCCCGGCCGATGCCGGCGTTGGAGTTCGCGGTGTTGGTGTCGAGCGCGGTCTGCTCGATCAGGTTGGCTTCCTGGTTCGCGATGTTCTTCTGGTTGATCGCACGGTCGGCGTTGGTCTGCGAGATCTCTGCGGACTGACGCTTCGCCTGGATCTCGGGAGCACCGAGCGACTGGATGTAGCCGACCTTGTCGGTGATGCCCTTGATCTGGAACGAGTCGAGGATCAGACCCTGCTCGGCGAGCTCCTGCGAGACGTCGGCGGCGATCTGGTCCGAGAACTTCTTCCGTTCACGCATCAGCTCGACGACCGAGAGCGTCGCGACGATACCGCGGAGGGCACCTTCCAGCTGCTCGGTGGTGAACTGCTCGATGGCCTTGTCCTGCGAGGCGAATCGCTCGGCCGCTCGGCGGACCAGGATGGGGTCGGAACCGATCTTCACGATCGCGACACCGTCGACGTTCAGGGTGACGCTGTCGAGCGACTGCGCCTCCGCGTTCAGGGAGACCTGGCGCGAGCGCAGCGAGATGATCTCGTGGCGCTGCGTGATCGGGTTGACGAGCGACTTGCCGTTCACGATGACCGTGACCGGCGACTCCGACATCTCGGACGTGCTCGACCCGTCGGTGGCGATGACTGCGCGTTGCACCTTCTGCTTGCGCCCCGAGATGACGAGTGCCTCGTCAGCGCGGGCCACCTTGATCCAGCTGCGTGCGAACAGCAGCAGGATGAGCAAGATGATGACGGCGGCGACGATCGCGATGCCGACGATGATGAGGATGCCGACTGCTCCGGCGATCTCCATGGATGACCTCCCTGGTTCCCCCCGAGGGGGCGGTCTCGAGCGCGCCGTGGTGCGCGCCCTCACTCTCCACCCTGCCAGAAAAGAACTTCTGCCGTTCCGCGGAGAGGCTCGGGCGGAGAACTCGCTCTCGGGCGGAGACATCGAGCCCGATCATCCGCCCGACGGGGAGAACTCCTCCCGAGGCGTGGGCGACGGTGCGATGCGGTGGCGGGTCAGCCCTTGCGGAGCTTCTCGGCGAGGTCGCGCAGGGCGCGCAGCTCGTCGTCCTCGAGAGTCGACATCCGCTCGGCGATCGAGCGCCCGTGCACGGTCGCGAGTGAGCGGAACGCCCTCGCACCGGCCTCTGTGGCCCGGATGAGGGAGCCGCGGCCGTCGTCGGGATCCGCGCACTTCGACACGAGTCCGCGCGTGACCATGCGGTCGACCAGCCGCGAGACGCTCGGCTGGCTGATCAGCATGTTCGAGGTGACGTCGCGCAGCCGCGCGGTCATGTCGGGGGAGCGCGTGACGGTGAGCAGCACGTCGTACTCGGCCTGCGCGAGGTCGCCGTGCTCGAAGTCCGTCATCATCTCGGTGAAGAGCTCGTGCTGCGCCCGGAACAGGCTCTCCCAGGCCTCCAGGGCGAGCTTGCGATCGGTCATCCTCACAGAATAGTGCGAACAGTAAAGGGCCGGTCGGAGAGGCTCCCGACCGGCCCTTGTCCCTTGCACCAAGAGTGTCCTGCAATCACATGCGGTGAGTGCCACAGCAAACATTCACCGTGTGATCACTGTATAACGGCGAGGTAACGAATGCAACGGTTTGGTCACGGGAATTTATGAGGGCGGGTCCTTCTTGTTGCCGACGATCAGGTCCGGGCATCGGCGTGGATCTCCGAGAAGGGTCGTCTACTACGCTGGCGCGATGGTTGCCGCTTCCGAAGAGATCACTGCTTCGCTGGTTCGCTCCCTTGTGGCGGAGCAGTTCCCTGAGTGGTCGGAGTTGCCGATCCGCCCGGTGGAAGCTCAGGGGTGGGACAACCGCACCTTCCGGCTCGGTGACCAGCTGACTGTCCGCCTCCCGAGCGCTGACGGCTACGTCGCCGGCCTCGTCCGGGAGGAGCGGACACTCGCGGTCCTCGGCTCCCGCTTTCGCGTCGCGATCCCCTGCGTCGTAGCGACCGGGGCCCCGTCGGCGGCATTCAACCGACTGTGGTCCGTTCGCGAGTGGATCGAGGGGCGCACTTTCACCGCGGTGGGAACGCGCGAACGAGAAACCGCCATCAGTGGTCTGGGCGATGCTCTGAGGGAGTTGCAGGCCTGCGACACGGTCGGAGGCCCCTGGGCGGGAAGCGCATCTGCCTACCGCGGCTGTCACGTCAGCGCGGTCGGCGAGAAGATACAGGGCCGGCTCCTCCTCCTGGACAGACGCCGCGCTGAGGGATGTCGGGCACTCTGGGATGCGGCCGTGGCCACCGTGTGGACCGGGCCGCCGGTGTGGGTGCATGGCGATGTCGCGCCAGGCAACGTGTTGTTCGACAGCAGCGGCCGGTTGGCGGCGCTCATCGATTTCGGGCAGACGTGCGTCGGTGATCCCGCCTGCGACCTGGCCTTCGGATGGTTGAGTTGCAGTCCTCGCGAGCGTGATCGCCTGCACGACCGGCTGCAGCTACCCGAGGATGCATGGTTGCGAGGTGCTGCCTGGGCGCTGTGGAAGGCCCTCATCAGTTCCCCCGAAGAGGTGCTCGCCAAGTACGGGCGCTCACGTGATGCCGTGCTGAGCGATCTGGCCGGCCTGACGACGGGATAGAACGACGCTCTTTCCCGTGTCTCCCCCCTACACATCGTTTTCGCTGCAGCGCTCCCCGTTGCTCGAGGCACTCGTCGCTCACGTGAGCCGGAACTCAGCTCCGGCCGAGACGTCGTATCAGCGCCGCCGCTTTCTGAGCCAGATCGTCAGTCCGATCCCAGCGAGGACGACGACACCTGCGACGATCGCACCGATCATGATCATGTCGGGTATCGAGGGCAGTAGTGGGTGAGGAGAAGAACACCGACATGGCCCTATCCCGCCATGGGGGCTGCAGTTACCGTTGACGCGTGGGCGTAGCAGGGTGGGGACTGGGCGATTGGGCGCTGATCGCTCTCAACGTCGGGCTTTCGGTCTCTTTGCCGATCATCACCAGGCTCAAGCTCGCGACGTCGGCCCGCCTTCGCGAAGCCGTGCTCTATTCGAAACCGGGGCGCATCGCGGCGTGGACGGTGATGCTGTCAGGAGTCGCCTGCCTGAGCGGCCTCCTGTCCGCGCTCCTCGCGGTGCGATACCCGGTGGCTTGGAGCTCGCTGTTACTCGCTGTCGGCGTATTGAGCGCCGTTCTTTGGTATGCGCGCAGGTATCACCGCACACTCCAGCACATGATGCGCGAGCACCAGACCCGAGTCGAGCCGCCGGCCTGAGTCCGCGGCAGAACGGCGCACACTCGCTGGATCGATGAGGGCAAGGACATCAAGAGGATCCGCTGACTCACACGTCGAGTGCGCGGAGCTCGATCGGCGTGGCTGATATCGTTTTCGCCATGTCTGCGCCCGGCGATCGCACCGTGTCCCGTCGCACCGTGATCGGTGCCGACTGGGCCGCCCCTGTTGTCGCCGTCGCCGTGGCGACGCCCCTGGCCGCCGCGAGCGAGGCCGATGCGGTCGCCGTCACGGCCGACACGAGCAGTGTCACGCAGTTCCCGATCTACCTCACGACCACCGAGACCCTGCCCGCAGGCGTCACCGTCACCGTGAACATCGACTTGACCGAGAACCAGTGGGCGATCACCACGTCCGGTTCGATTCCGGCGTCCTGGTCGCAGAGCCGATCGGGCTCACGTGGCGCGCGCCTCGTCTCCGGCGCGATCACCGAGCCTGGAACAGTCGCCTTCGTGCTGGGCATCGCAGGCATCGCCTCCTACGCCGGTACGGTCGTGACCGTCACGGACGCCGGCGGAGAACTGCTGGCCAGCTTCGCCATCCCAGTCTGATCGACGATCCTCCCGCGACCGGCGCCGGCGCCGTCGTCCCCGCGTGCACAACTTCGGAGTCGAGGGGCGACTCGCCGCATCCTCGCCCTGAACGACGGTGTGTCGCCCGCCACCCCCGAAGCTGTGCGCGGGGAGGGCTGAGCAGCGCAACCGCGCCTCAGATCCCCTCCGGCGAGATCACCAACCGCGTGCCCCACGGGTCGGCGAGATGCAGGCTGCGGCCGTCATCGGCGCCGTCGATGCCGTGACCGCGGACGCGTTCCGCCATCGCCTCGACATCCTCTCGGGTCGGCACCTGGATGCGCACGTCTCCGAGTCCGAGCGACGCGGCGCGCGGCCCGGCCCCGGCGCTCTGCCAGGTGTTCATCCCGATGTGGTGGTGGTAGCCGCCCGCGGAGACGAACAGCGCGGACCCCAGATCGGCGGTGATGTCGAGACCGAGCACGTCGACGTAGAACCGCTTCGCGGTCGGGATGTCGCCCACCTGCAGGTGCACGTGACCGATCGCCGCGGTGTCGCCTGCGGTGGTCGCATCCTCGTCGAGCCACTGGTGCAGGAATGCGTTCGGGTCGAGCGGCAGGGAGTCCATCACCACCCCGCCGCCGGGGAGCAGCTGCCACTGATCGCGAGGGCGGTCGTGATAGAGCTCGAGGCCGTTGCCTTCGGGGTCGGTGAAGTAGAACGCCTCGCTGACGAGGTGATCCGCAGAACCCGTGAAGGTCTGCGGTACCCGTTGCGCCATCTGGAACAGCGAGGATGCGAGCTGCTGCGGATCCTGGAACAGGATCGCCGTGTGATAGAGCCCGGCCGCCCGAGGGCTCGCGGTGGGGAGGTCCCGTTCCTGGCGCAGGGTCATGATCTTCTGCGTGCCGCGACCGAGCACCGCAGTGGCGCCCGACTGCTCGAGCACATCGAGCGTGACCGCATCGCGGTAGTAGGAGGTCATGGCGTCGAGGTCGCGCACGAGCAGCTCGACGGTGTCCATCCGGGTGCCGTCGGGCGCGGCTCCAGCGGTCGCGGTCGGTGCTGTGCGCCAGGCTCCTGCCGAGGGCGAAGGTGTCATGCCCATGACACGAATCCGAGCCAGGCGGCGGCGATGGCGAGCACCAGCAGCACGACATTCACCACGAGCGTCTTGACCTCGCCTCGCACGACGTGGGTGACGATCGCGCCGAGCTGCACCAGGACCAATCCGACGGCCGCCAGCGGAGCCAGGATCGTGGCGATTCCGGTGAGCGGGGGCAGGATCAGGCCGAGCGCGCCGATCACCTCGAGGATTCCGATCGCCTTGACGGTCCACAGGGGGAAGTCGGGCGCCCAGGTCAGGCCGGAGTCGGCGAGCTTCGCCGGGGGCCGCGCGATCTTCATCGCGCCGGCGCCGAGGTAGGCGAGCGCGAGGAGCCCGGCGACGATCCAATATGCGATCAACATCGTGATGCCCTTCTGAGGTTCTGCCATCCGGATACGGATTGGTTGTTGCTTCAACTAACGTACGCTGATCCCATGGCATTCCAGGTTCCGAGGATGGATGATCGCGAATCACGTGCCTGGCTCGGTCTGGTGGCTGTGACGCAGCTGCTCCCCGCGGCGCTGGACTCGCAGCTGCAACGCGAGGCCCACCTGACGCACTTCGAGTTCATGGCGCTCACGGCGCTCCGCTTCGCACCGGAGAGCATTCTGCGCATGACCGCGCTCGCCGACGCCACCAACGCGACGCTCACGAGGCTCTCCCACGTCTGCACGCGACTGGAGAAGCGCGGGATCGTGGAGCGCACGCCCTCTCCCGACGACCGACGCGCGACGGACATCCGGCTCACGACCGAAGGTCGGCGCATGCTGATCCGGGCGATGCCCGGGCACATCGAGACCGCGCGGCGCCTCGTGATCGATGCGCTCACCCCCGCGCAGCTGGACGCGCTGGCCCAGATCACCGGGACCATCACCGATCGGCTGTCGGGCGGTGAGGCGAGCCCGCCCCCGCACGACTGAATCCGTCGGCGACACCGAATTCCTTCGGCATGCAACGTTCTCTCCTCTGCCGGCCATGTTCTTGATGAGCCACGATGGACGAGGAGCATCATGAACGATCACGAACTCGATGAGCGGTTGCGCCGTGCCGA
This window harbors:
- a CDS encoding AAA family ATPase, with protein sequence MDPFWDPNSRRRRQQPVVAVRPTDDAPAPGAQWPTSIPAVAQVLREGIDLDPGVTFLVGENGSGKSTIVEGVAIAYGLSPEGGSRQAKHSTRPTESPLSEWLRLQRGVGANRWGFFLRAETMHSFYTYLEENPSPRGDVAFHEMSHGESFLALLESRFDEPGFYCLDEPEAALSFSSTLSLIAVLQRIVDEGGQVLCATHSPVLAALPGARILEVGDWGIRPAEWNDLELVNHWRSFLDSPPRYLRHLLD
- a CDS encoding TetR/AcrR family transcriptional regulator, with the protein product MTEHTSPKRRGRPRGVSDARERIIAAAVDEFGEHGYEAATIRLIAARAGVDSALVHHYFGTKADLFAEAVGIPLRPDIDVPGILAGPRDEIGERLIRYVLQGFEQPEIRRRGVMLLRTAIGSKLTTPLLVGFLSRELLSRVAKSLDVDDAELRASLVASQIAGLLIARYVLRLPALAGASVDELVARVGPTVQRYLFD
- a CDS encoding ABC transporter ATP-binding protein, with the translated sequence MMNNLAVEVSQLRVQRGKTSVFDGIDLAIPRGQITGLLGPSGCGKTTLMRSIVGVQRITSGEVTVLGEPGGSRQLRHRVSYGTQGAAVYGDLSVRQNLSYFAALLKAPKGDVDRVIAEVGLGPQAGQLVDSLSGGQSTRVSLAMALIGSPELVVLDEPTVGLDPVLRSELWGLFRGLADRGVTLIVSSHVMDEALRCDRLLLLREGRIIADTTPHALLADTGTDDPEAAFLALIERDRSLSGDTRRSRREARADDGEASA
- a CDS encoding ABC transporter permease encodes the protein MNGLRMFATAGRVLTQLRHDPRSIALMLIAPSLLVGLFAWLFSDQEGVFDQFGGAILALFPFIVMFLITSITTLRERRSGTLERLMTTPLGKADFILGYALAFGLMALLQAVITVSFAVGVCGLDVDGPLWQLGLVAIVDALLGTALGLLASAFAQTEFQAVQFMPLLVFPQIILGGLFMPRDQMPDVLHAISDWLPLSYAIDTINAVAAGDEGWDVFGPLLVVLAFAVGALVLAALTLRRRTR
- the hrpB gene encoding ATP-dependent helicase HrpB, whose product is MTSAAFDLAAIGAGLSFAAAVDELSKTLDTSTSAVVSAPPGTGKTTLVPPLLASRSSGRVIVTQPRRVAARAAARRLAQLDGSPLGTRVGFTVRGERAVGKETRVEFVTAGVLLRRLLDDPGLQGVDAVIIDEVHERALETDLLIGLLSEVRELRDDLVLIAMSATLDAARIAAVIGTDELPAPIVDHDVPAFPLTERWAPSPAPRLDERGVTWAFLDHVARTTASAAQELRRDDPAADVLVFAPGAREVSEIARRIRDTTDAFDVRELHGRMPAAEQDAVIRGRRADEPARIIVTTSLAESSLTVPGVRLVVDTCLARTPQRDAARGMTGLVTVAASRSSCVQRAGRSTRQGPGIVIRCVDERTYAAAPTRPTPEIVSSDLADAALLLACWGAPGGAGLRLIDPLPADSLADAVTVLHGLGAIDDDGRATEEGRALARIPTDPRLARALRDGSPAVGARLAAEVVALLGGDLRTADSDVAQALITLRGGRTADARRWRSDADRLERLSAATPGVRSDLDGVGLVIALAFPERVARRVDRTAGGATFLLASGTRAGVTGPLAAVEWLAIADVARASGRASAGSGAVVRSAATLSEEQMEQAASHLLTDRVEAEFVGGRVQARRERRVGAILRSSAPVRASADEGRDAVRRTLQREGLGMFAWSAAATELRSRLALLHREQGSPWPDVSDAGLLAALDAWLAPELDSLAAGTPAARLDLTSALRRLLPWPEAARLDELAPERLEVPSGSRVRIAYPAPDDLDARPVVAVKLQECFGWAETPRLVDGRVPVLFHLLSPAGRPLAVTDDLTSFWSGPYAQVRAEMRGRYPKHPWPEDPWAAAPTRHTKNRAAR
- a CDS encoding SPFH domain-containing protein, with the translated sequence MEIAGAVGILIIVGIAIVAAVIILLILLLFARSWIKVARADEALVISGRKQKVQRAVIATDGSSTSEMSESPVTVIVNGKSLVNPITQRHEIISLRSRQVSLNAEAQSLDSVTLNVDGVAIVKIGSDPILVRRAAERFASQDKAIEQFTTEQLEGALRGIVATLSVVELMRERKKFSDQIAADVSQELAEQGLILDSFQIKGITDKVGYIQSLGAPEIQAKRQSAEISQTNADRAINQKNIANQEANLIEQTALDTNTANSNAGIGRARAEAEQAENLAREQAQQAVLQQQAENRQAQLDADVKRVADAQRYEAETRAQAELYTRERAAEAAAIEQVKQAEARTRIAEQQAQADKARADGEAAAAVAKAQGEADALRSQAEAESEARRLRANAEADAIRAEGDARAAALEAEAKAIASNQDAFLSQRVLEVLPSIMAEFSKGYAAIGNVSIIGGSGEEGASQVVGADSAIAMRSVFDSVHSATGLDLAGIIQGQAVGRSFGAGVAEATAPAPAQKRVPEPTTPPPPAAPAADAE